The Pyrus communis chromosome 8, drPyrComm1.1, whole genome shotgun sequence region aACTAGGCTATTTGGTTTTTGCGGGCTCCTGTGGTGCCCTCTCCGGATTCATTTGACAAGGAAGGATCTGTAAATTATGTTTGTTATCATATATTATGCGATTAGTTTTTATTAGgtaatttttgtgtttaaatttaaataaaaatatttaaaataatttatgatggTTAACCAATTTCTGGAACCCTCACAAGAGGATCCAGATTTCTGTGATGTTTACATTATGTCAGTTTTCGTTTGTCAGAAAGAAGTGTCAGTTGAGCTCCCGAAGATATTTGTAAACAGTCTTGCAATCAACAATTGCAAGGCAACGGCGGCCTCCTACGCCACGACACTTGTTAAATCCCTCCACGTGTACACCTTCAAATTGCTTGCTGTCCTCCGAGAAGATCACTCGTTTTTCGCTCACTCCTCCCTTCTTCAACTGTGGAGATAGAAACACCTATAAAACGCACAAGAGTAGAGATTTTGgaagggtttagagagagagatgaagataCAGTGCAACGTTTGCGAGGCGGCGGAGGCGAACGTCCTCTGCTGCGCCGACGAGGCGGCGCTGTGCTGGGCGTGCGACGAGAAGGTTCACAAAGCGAACAAGCTCGCGAGCAAGCACCAGAGGGTTCCTCTGTGCTCCTCCCACATGCCCAAGTGCGATATCTGCCAGGTATACTTTAAAGATTCGAATCCCACATCgaaaaagttgagaaatttGATTGTAAAAACGCGAAATTTGGATTGGGTTTTGCTTGAATTTTTGAGTTCATGCTTTGCAGGAGGCAGTTGGGTACTTTTTCTGCTTAGAAGATCGAGCTTTGCTGTGTAGAAAATGTGATGTATCTGTTCACACGGCTAATAGCTTTGTGTCGGCTCACCGGAGGTTCTTGCTGACCGGAATCAAGGTTGGGCCGGAGCCAGCTGAGCCGGATTCCGGCGGAGTTAATGGGGTTTGTGTTGGGGCGTCTTCTACTGTGAAGTTGCATTCTGGGTCTGCCTCTGTGTCTAGATGTGAAACTCATAACCCGTTGCCGGTGGAGTGCAAGGCGGGCGCGCCGCCCGGTGGAGGGATATCGTTTACCGGGGGTTCTGCAGCTGGGAGTGTTCCACAATGTTATATAGATGAGTTTCTTGGATTCTCTGATCTTGATCAGAGCTTTGACTACATTGATAATGGATCTTCAAAGGTGTGTGCCTGCCTCATTGTGTTCAATGCTAATCTTataattattcatttatttaacAATCATTATCCTATTGCATTGTTGCAAATACATTCTTTATTTTGATTACACTTAACAAATAACAATTTATTTTGGAGAAACCTTTCGAAATTGTGGTGCCAATTTTTTGGTTTCATGAAAATTCGAATGCGAAGTACTACAAATTGGGTCTTAAAGCTCTTCAATGGACAAGTATTTTGAGATTCATAAGATTGCACTTCATAATTGCAAAAAGGAGATGTCCTATAAGCGTGTACTATAGGTCATCGTAAACCGCTTTTACAGCTGTTGTGTTGCAAGGCCCTTGTGATTATTGAAGCGCTCGCTAATGTTAGGCCGTCAAGCAGTTGACAGAATTCAATAATTTGGTTATGACTGATGAGTGATGAGCGATGACCTGCTCCTTGGCATATTTCTCTAAGCATTATCGTTCTAACTTATAGCAGTGCATAATGTTGCTTTTTTCTTGTGATACCAGGCTGACTGCAGTAAACTTGGAGGGTATGACTCGCCAGTTTTAAGATCATCTGTGGAGGAATTGGAAGACTATGAGTGCATAGGTGAGGTGCCAGAGACCTCATGGATGGTGCCACAGGTACCTTCCCCGCCTACAGCATCGGGACTCTACTGGCCCAAAAGTTTTCAGAATCTGTCCGATTCTTCTACAACGTTTGTTCCAGACATATGCCACTCACAAATGCAAAACTCTCTTCGTTCCCAACATAATGGTACTATCTCAAAACGTCGTAGGCAATTCTAGTTCCTTTTACAAAAATTACCATATGCTGGGTTTGTTTGTTGTGCTTATAATACAGTATTTTTGTGCACCGTTCTTTCTCCGCTTGTAATTTTGTGTACCATTCCCAACATAATGTCTTACCACTTCCCATCATCTCCTGTAATGTTTGTAAACATCAATCCACGAAATAAAATAAACGAGTTGT contains the following coding sequences:
- the LOC137742615 gene encoding B-box zinc finger protein 22-like, with protein sequence MKIQCNVCEAAEANVLCCADEAALCWACDEKVHKANKLASKHQRVPLCSSHMPKCDICQEAVGYFFCLEDRALLCRKCDVSVHTANSFVSAHRRFLLTGIKVGPEPAEPDSGGVNGVCVGASSTVKLHSGSASVSRCETHNPLPVECKAGAPPGGGISFTGGSAAGSVPQCYIDEFLGFSDLDQSFDYIDNGSSKADCSKLGGYDSPVLRSSVEELEDYECIGEVPETSWMVPQVPSPPTASGLYWPKSFQNLSDSSTTFVPDICHSQMQNSLRSQHNGTISKRRRQF